In Ignavibacteriales bacterium, the following proteins share a genomic window:
- a CDS encoding restriction endonuclease produces the protein MINGTVGYFLKSKLIERINKGFFTITTRGQQLLQRELNKIDVSVLREYPEFDEFIMSRYRKNQTNDSESEQVIDTLLPEEKIDTSYELFKKNLSDEILEKLKGCTWQFFEILVKDLLVAMGYGDPNDETRITQGPGDEGIDGIIKADVLGLDIICIQAKKWENTVGRPEIQKFAGSLESKRAKKGVFITTSTFTKESLEYVDKIEKKIVLIDGNKLAELMIDYDIGVSHHKKIILKKLDSDYFEGV, from the coding sequence ATGATTAATGGAACGGTTGGTTATTTTCTAAAATCTAAATTAATCGAGAGAATTAATAAAGGATTTTTTACTATTACCACAAGAGGTCAACAATTACTACAAAGGGAATTGAATAAAATTGATGTGAGTGTTTTAAGAGAATATCCTGAATTTGATGAATTTATAATGAGTAGATATAGAAAAAATCAGACCAATGATTCAGAAAGCGAGCAAGTAATTGATACTCTATTACCAGAAGAAAAAATTGATACATCTTATGAATTATTCAAAAAGAATCTTTCTGATGAGATTTTAGAAAAATTAAAAGGTTGTACCTGGCAATTTTTTGAAATATTAGTAAAAGATCTACTTGTCGCTATGGGTTACGGTGATCCCAATGATGAAACAAGAATAACTCAAGGTCCTGGGGATGAGGGGATAGATGGAATCATAAAAGCAGACGTGCTTGGTTTAGATATAATATGCATTCAAGCAAAAAAATGGGAAAATACTGTGGGGAGACCTGAGATACAAAAATTTGCTGGTAGCCTTGAAAGTAAAAGAGCAAAAAAGGGTGTTTTTATAACAACATCAACTTTCACTAAAGAATCACTGGAATATGTTGACAAAATTGAAAAGAAGATTGTATTGATTGACGGTAATAAGTTAGCAGAACTGATGATTGATTATGACATTGGTGTAAGTCATCATAAAAAAATTATTCTAAAAAAATTAGATTCAGATTATTTTGAAGGAGTGTGA
- a CDS encoding nucleotidyltransferase family protein: protein MKALIFAAGLGTRLKPLTDNKPKALVEVKNIPLLELAITKLKYSGIDEIIINVHHFADMIVDFLKRKNNFGINIAISDESDLLLDTGGGLKKAAWFFDNGKPFLVYNVDVFSNIDLNKLYQTQLTANSIATLAVRNRATQRYLLFDDDNILCGWKNIKTGETKIARQSSSQMHPLANSGIQIINPQIFELMPEENIFSIIELYLKLVGNYKIIAFNHDDNFWLDLGKKENLAEAEKLL from the coding sequence ATGAAAGCACTGATCTTTGCAGCAGGATTAGGCACCCGACTTAAACCGCTGACTGACAATAAACCGAAAGCCTTAGTAGAAGTAAAAAACATTCCTCTACTTGAATTAGCTATAACTAAGCTGAAATATTCCGGTATTGATGAAATAATTATTAATGTGCATCATTTTGCTGATATGATTGTTGATTTCCTGAAAAGGAAAAATAATTTTGGAATTAACATTGCGATTTCCGATGAAAGTGATTTACTGCTTGATACTGGCGGAGGATTGAAGAAAGCCGCATGGTTTTTTGATAATGGAAAACCATTTCTTGTTTACAATGTTGATGTTTTTTCAAATATTGATCTCAATAAACTTTACCAGACACAACTTACTGCAAACTCAATTGCAACTCTGGCGGTAAGAAACCGAGCCACGCAACGCTACTTGCTTTTTGATGATGATAATATTTTATGCGGTTGGAAGAATATAAAAACCGGCGAAACGAAAATCGCCAGGCAATCGTCATCCCAAATGCATCCGCTTGCAAACAGCGGAATACAAATCATCAATCCGCAAATTTTTGAACTGATGCCGGAAGAAAATATTTTTTCAATCATAGAACTTTATTTGAAGCTGGTTGGTAATTATAAAATCATTGCATTCAATCACGACGATAATTTCTGGCTGGATTTGGGAAAGAAAGAGAATCTGGCAGAAGCAGAAAAGCTTTTATGA
- the allB gene encoding allantoinase AllB, with product MASKVRILSNVFINTSGNKLKLNDIIFDEKIVQIIPKLNSTVNWDDISTKEKLSGFVNGLQLKKLPASSQVIDGEFLLAMPGGIDSHVHFNTPGFENRDDFEHGSLASASGGTTTIIDMPCTSIPPVTSLENFQIKLKAVKQRSIVDFAFWGGISGNDFTDGKNIQNQIEELAKVGVTGFKAYLHSGMNSFRELTKMQMQVCASWIANNKKILAVHAEDKELITNSMISFQREGRTDWRAYCQARDESAEAQAITNVVDIAKKTGCKILVVHLSSRLGLNLIRKARKEGLDISAETCPHYLYFTQKDFENRTISNFLKTAPPVKHEADREALWQGLKDGTISFVTTDHAGCNPAKEKSSKNFWEVYVGIPGAEHRIPFLFSEGFFKGRLTMEETIRLLSMKAAEYFNLPGKGKIEIGYDADLSLINLWDEEVIKAENMHSKGKYTPFEGITFKSIVEKTLVRGKIVADRKNYPEASTGYGQFINIFGK from the coding sequence ATGGCTTCAAAAGTACGCATACTGTCAAATGTATTTATAAATACCTCTGGTAATAAGTTAAAGCTAAACGATATTATCTTCGATGAAAAAATTGTTCAGATAATTCCAAAGCTGAATTCAACGGTTAATTGGGACGATATTTCCACTAAAGAAAAATTATCCGGGTTTGTCAATGGTCTACAATTAAAAAAACTTCCAGCCAGTTCTCAAGTTATAGATGGAGAATTTTTACTTGCAATGCCCGGAGGAATTGATTCTCACGTTCACTTTAATACACCAGGCTTTGAAAACCGGGATGACTTTGAACATGGATCACTTGCTTCGGCATCAGGAGGAACAACAACAATAATAGATATGCCCTGCACATCTATTCCGCCCGTTACATCTTTGGAAAATTTTCAAATAAAACTGAAGGCTGTAAAACAAAGAAGTATTGTTGATTTTGCTTTTTGGGGAGGCATCAGCGGAAATGATTTTACTGATGGGAAAAATATTCAAAATCAAATTGAGGAATTGGCTAAAGTTGGCGTAACGGGATTTAAAGCCTACCTTCATTCCGGGATGAATTCTTTTAGAGAATTAACCAAAATGCAGATGCAGGTTTGCGCAAGCTGGATAGCCAATAACAAAAAGATTCTTGCTGTTCATGCAGAAGATAAAGAGCTGATAACCAACAGTATGATTTCATTCCAACGTGAAGGAAGAACTGATTGGCGAGCATACTGCCAGGCTCGTGATGAAAGTGCGGAAGCCCAGGCAATTACTAATGTGGTTGATATTGCAAAAAAAACTGGTTGTAAAATCCTTGTTGTTCATCTTAGCTCCAGGCTGGGACTTAATTTGATTCGGAAAGCCAGAAAGGAAGGATTGGATATATCAGCCGAGACTTGTCCCCATTATCTTTACTTTACACAAAAAGATTTTGAGAACCGCACGATTTCAAATTTTCTTAAAACTGCACCGCCTGTTAAGCATGAAGCTGACCGTGAAGCGCTTTGGCAGGGACTGAAAGATGGAACGATTTCCTTTGTAACAACAGACCATGCTGGATGCAATCCGGCAAAAGAAAAATCCTCTAAAAATTTTTGGGAAGTATATGTCGGCATACCTGGCGCAGAGCACCGGATTCCATTTCTTTTTAGCGAAGGGTTTTTTAAAGGAAGGTTAACGATGGAAGAAACGATCCGGCTGCTATCAATGAAGGCTGCTGAATATTTTAACCTGCCGGGAAAAGGTAAAATAGAAATTGGTTATGATGCTGATTTGAGTTTGATAAATCTTTGGGATGAGGAAGTAATCAAGGCGGAAAATATGCATTCTAAAGGAAAGTACACACCGTTCGAAGGAATTACATTTAAATCCATTGTTGAAAAAACTTTGGTTCGGGGAAAAATAGTTGCTGATAGAAAAAATTATCCGGAAGCATCCACCGGATACGGACAATTTATAAATATATTTGGTAAGTAA
- a CDS encoding phosphotransferase, whose amino-acid sequence MQKDKKLIILFEKWSGEKSLNITALPLSGSAREYYRITGRNKTAIGVFNSDKKENIAFLTFSKHFFSKGLRVPEIYCEDLKNNVYLIQDLGDTTLFSFLTAVRKDGGFPADLISFYKKVIEQLPLFQIIAGKDLDYSVCYPRSSFDQLSMMWDLNYFKYYFLKLAKVPFDEQHLEDDFRTFTDYLLQAESEYFLYRDFQSRNVMIYNGEPYFIDYQGGRKGALHYDLASLLYDAKADIPLPVRAELLHHYIETTGKLIPINELEFTQYFFGFVLIRMLQAMGAYGYRGFYERKEHFLKSIPFALRNLEWILNTVTFPVKLPTLLKVLRRMIDSEELKKYGETKATLNLTILINSFSYKKGIPEDKTGNGGGFVFDCRAINNPGRYDQYRSLTGRDQEVIEFLETESDVNKFLIDVYSLVDRTVENYQKRFFTNLMINFGCTGGQHRSVYCAEKLAKHLKDKFDVKVKINHRELGLVKQIE is encoded by the coding sequence ATGCAAAAAGATAAAAAATTAATAATCCTTTTTGAAAAATGGTCTGGTGAAAAATCCTTAAACATAACCGCACTTCCTCTGTCTGGTTCTGCAAGGGAATATTATCGGATAACCGGAAGAAACAAAACTGCCATCGGCGTTTTTAATTCTGATAAGAAAGAGAACATTGCTTTTCTAACTTTCAGTAAACATTTTTTCTCTAAGGGATTAAGAGTGCCCGAAATTTATTGCGAAGATTTGAAGAACAATGTTTACTTAATCCAGGATCTTGGTGATACAACTCTATTTTCATTTTTAACCGCAGTTCGTAAAGACGGTGGTTTTCCTGCTGATTTAATTTCATTTTATAAAAAAGTAATTGAGCAGCTTCCCCTGTTCCAGATAATTGCGGGTAAAGATTTGGATTACAGTGTTTGCTACCCGCGCTCCTCATTCGATCAATTATCTATGATGTGGGACTTAAATTATTTTAAATATTATTTTCTTAAACTTGCCAAGGTTCCTTTTGATGAGCAGCATCTTGAAGATGATTTCCGGACTTTCACCGATTATTTGCTTCAAGCTGAAAGCGAGTATTTTCTTTACCGCGATTTTCAATCACGTAACGTAATGATTTACAACGGTGAACCTTACTTCATAGATTACCAGGGTGGGCGTAAAGGGGCGCTTCATTACGATCTGGCTTCTTTGCTGTATGATGCCAAAGCCGATATACCATTGCCGGTTCGTGCAGAACTACTCCATCATTACATTGAAACAACCGGCAAATTGATTCCAATTAACGAACTGGAATTTACACAATATTTTTTTGGATTCGTTTTAATAAGAATGCTGCAGGCAATGGGTGCTTACGGTTATCGAGGTTTTTATGAACGTAAGGAACATTTTCTAAAAAGTATTCCGTTTGCATTACGCAACCTTGAATGGATTTTAAACACAGTCACTTTTCCGGTTAAACTTCCAACTTTGCTAAAAGTTCTGCGACGAATGATTGATTCCGAAGAATTAAAAAAATACGGGGAAACAAAAGCCACATTAAACCTTACCATTCTTATAAATAGTTTTTCTTATAAGAAGGGAATTCCTGAAGATAAAACTGGTAACGGCGGTGGATTTGTTTTTGATTGCCGTGCCATTAATAATCCGGGCAGGTATGATCAGTACCGCTCGTTAACTGGTCGGGACCAAGAGGTAATTGAATTTCTTGAAACAGAAAGCGATGTTAACAAATTTTTGATTGATGTTTATTCGTTGGTTGATCGCACAGTAGAAAATTATCAGAAAAGATTTTTTACTAATCTGATGATAAACTTCGGATGCACCGGCGGACAGCACCGCTCAGTTTACTGCGCAGAAAAACTCGCTAAACATCTGAAAGATAAATTTGATGTGAAAGTAAAAATAAATCACCGGGAATTAGGATTGGTTAAACAAATAGAATGA
- a CDS encoding pyridoxal-phosphate dependent enzyme → MDNWNWKIENEDFLHRSIERCRKQKIILPTFKQLKHPETIPAEIQQKLEKVDLNELNPLNLFRINWQNDVKTGKIGGINYLELPQSITGVKARIIGLVGKHFPTGAHKVGATYGCLAPYLVTGRFNPDYHKAVWPSTGNYCRGGVFNSALLSVHAVAILPEEMSKERFDWLKTLGAEIYATYGCESNVKEIYDKCHELEAKSDEYFIFNQFDQFGNPAWHYEVTGFAIESLFNQIKKGNQRLSGYVSATGSAGTIGAGDYLRTKFPTMKVLASEALQCPTLYMNGFGGHRIEGIGDKHIPWIHNVKNTDAVVAIDDELPLRILRLFNEPAGKEWLVKQGMDSEVIDQLSLMGISSISNTISAIKLAKYFEFGENDVIFTIFTDSVEMYRSRLQEMNESSGSYSDRQAEIDWRIAIENQNIDFIKELNYYEKKAIHNLKYFTWVEQQGKDVKELNAQWYDEDYWKERFATVGLWDKLIEDFNRQVNSEK, encoded by the coding sequence ATGGATAATTGGAATTGGAAAATTGAGAATGAGGATTTCCTTCACCGTTCAATTGAAAGATGCAGAAAACAAAAAATAATTCTTCCAACATTTAAACAATTAAAACATCCGGAAACTATTCCGGCAGAGATCCAACAGAAACTTGAGAAAGTGGATTTGAATGAACTCAATCCGCTCAATCTTTTCCGTATCAATTGGCAGAATGATGTTAAGACTGGAAAGATTGGCGGAATAAACTATCTTGAACTTCCACAAAGCATAACCGGAGTTAAAGCGCGCATTATTGGTTTGGTTGGCAAACATTTTCCAACCGGTGCACATAAAGTTGGCGCAACTTATGGCTGCCTGGCGCCATATCTTGTAACGGGAAGATTCAATCCGGATTATCATAAAGCAGTGTGGCCCTCAACCGGAAATTATTGCCGCGGCGGTGTTTTTAATTCCGCTTTGCTTTCAGTGCATGCAGTCGCAATACTTCCGGAAGAAATGAGCAAGGAAAGATTTGATTGGCTTAAAACTCTTGGCGCCGAAATTTATGCGACTTACGGATGCGAAAGTAACGTAAAAGAAATTTACGATAAATGCCACGAGCTTGAAGCGAAAAGCGATGAGTATTTTATCTTCAACCAGTTCGATCAATTTGGTAATCCCGCCTGGCATTATGAAGTTACTGGATTTGCGATAGAAAGTTTGTTCAATCAAATTAAAAAAGGGAACCAGCGTTTAAGCGGATATGTAAGCGCAACCGGTTCGGCCGGAACAATCGGAGCTGGAGATTACCTGCGCACAAAGTTTCCGACAATGAAAGTTCTCGCATCGGAAGCACTGCAATGCCCCACACTTTATATGAACGGCTTTGGTGGGCACCGCATTGAAGGAATCGGCGACAAACATATTCCATGGATCCACAATGTTAAAAACACAGATGCCGTTGTTGCAATTGATGACGAACTTCCACTTCGTATCCTTCGCTTATTTAACGAACCTGCCGGAAAAGAGTGGCTCGTTAAGCAAGGAATGGATTCCGAGGTTATCGATCAATTATCGTTGATGGGCATTTCATCCATCAGCAATACCATAAGCGCAATTAAACTTGCAAAGTATTTTGAATTCGGTGAGAACGATGTCATCTTTACAATTTTTACGGATTCAGTTGAAATGTATAGATCGCGTTTGCAGGAAATGAATGAAAGCAGCGGAAGCTACTCCGATAGACAAGCTGAAATCGATTGGCGTATTGCAATTGAAAATCAAAATATTGATTTTATTAAAGAGTTAAATTATTACGAAAAGAAAGCCATCCACAATTTAAAATATTTTACCTGGGTGGAGCAGCAAGGAAAAGATGTAAAAGAATTAAATGCTCAGTGGTACGATGAAGATTACTGGAAAGAACGCTTTGCTACAGTTGGTTTATGGGATAAATTAATTGAAGATTTTAATCGGCAGGTAAATTCTGAAAAATAA